In Sulfuracidifex metallicus DSM 6482 = JCM 9184, a single window of DNA contains:
- a CDS encoding thermopsin family protease produces MKLVAMAVLLFFVITIASVVNASPVTQEINKALHNSVLPLGIASFGVSNDSGNIRYFMIKTKEVLGFFNVSVIRSNSSCLDYPYGASLQLNSVVLSKNAIENYTFWIQNVILFNTSDNKISFIDNVWNFSSLCSPLTAIGIGKIYNSSQGQVYIYSTNWKSLEYPFSGYLLENVSRSENYLKFSFGYVIIENGTLYLPKIIWFDNVTIPVNVSSSFITVAPTLTPEGRPYDVELVFGGPGGGSVSYFSKINASLALFYNNSKVTSFPFIYDFGLVTAEKSAGIHVSLSKEINVYVGNANPMFLANNFTPNTPFTFLEINTLVNGKLLNESLGYITSPLIEKLSPLNNNTVRLIPLNKSFAVYPKDSFSFYNISLFYKKYVKVGVNLPNGSITYWIPEGGNLTLPSIINNISERYVLNGNNTLEVNFPENITPNYTKEYLVKLVMPNGTEKEWVEAGKTISLYYPSIPFANINWVGTYKVSNGANVTVNGPINEKVYIQLKDGEFLFLLILVATIILFLTIIVVIRERKSKG; encoded by the coding sequence ATGAAATTAGTTGCAATGGCAGTGTTACTATTTTTCGTTATTACAATTGCGTCTGTAGTTAATGCATCACCAGTTACTCAAGAGATAAACAAGGCGTTACATAATTCTGTCCTACCGCTTGGGATAGCATCATTTGGCGTATCTAATGATAGCGGAAATATAAGATACTTTATGATCAAGACAAAGGAGGTCTTAGGTTTCTTTAACGTTAGTGTAATACGTAGTAACAGCTCATGTCTAGACTATCCATATGGAGCGTCTTTGCAATTAAACTCAGTTGTTTTATCAAAGAATGCAATAGAAAACTATACTTTCTGGATACAAAATGTGATATTATTTAACACATCAGACAATAAGATATCTTTTATAGATAACGTATGGAACTTTTCAAGTTTGTGTTCTCCCCTAACTGCAATTGGAATTGGTAAGATATATAACTCTTCTCAAGGTCAAGTATACATTTACTCTACTAATTGGAAAAGTTTAGAGTATCCTTTTTCGGGGTACTTGTTAGAGAACGTATCGCGGAGTGAAAACTACCTGAAGTTTAGTTTCGGTTACGTGATCATTGAGAACGGTACTCTCTATTTACCTAAAATAATATGGTTCGATAACGTAACTATTCCCGTGAATGTTTCCTCGTCTTTTATTACGGTTGCTCCAACCTTAACGCCTGAAGGTCGTCCTTATGATGTAGAGTTAGTCTTCGGTGGTCCTGGCGGTGGATCGGTATCTTATTTCTCTAAGATTAATGCTTCCTTAGCTCTCTTTTACAATAATTCAAAAGTCACTTCTTTTCCATTCATTTACGACTTTGGCTTAGTCACCGCTGAGAAATCTGCTGGAATCCACGTCTCTCTATCTAAAGAAATCAATGTCTATGTCGGTAACGCTAATCCAATGTTTCTGGCAAACAATTTCACTCCTAATACTCCCTTCACTTTTCTGGAAATTAACACTTTGGTAAATGGAAAGCTTCTGAATGAAAGCCTTGGATATATTACTTCGCCTTTAATTGAAAAATTGTCTCCATTAAATAATAACACAGTGAGGTTAATTCCTTTAAACAAATCTTTTGCTGTGTATCCTAAGGATAGCTTCTCATTTTATAATATATCTCTATTTTATAAGAAGTATGTTAAAGTAGGCGTGAATCTTCCTAACGGGTCAATAACTTATTGGATTCCAGAAGGAGGCAATTTGACTCTCCCATCAATAATAAATAATATAAGTGAAAGGTATGTACTAAACGGCAATAATACTCTTGAAGTGAACTTTCCAGAAAATATAACACCAAATTATACAAAGGAGTATCTTGTTAAGTTGGTCATGCCTAACGGAACTGAAAAAGAGTGGGTTGAAGCGGGGAAGACAATATCGTTGTATTATCCTTCTATACCATTTGCAAACATTAACTGGGTGGGTACATATAAAGTTAGTAACGGAGCCAACGTTACGGTTAACGGTCCAATAAACGAGAAAGTTTACATTCAATTGAAAGACGGGGAATTTTTATTCTTACTTATCTTAGTGGCAACTATTATATTGTTTCTTACCATAATCGTAGTAATCAGGGAAAGGAAATCCAAGGGTTGA
- a CDS encoding zinc ribbon domain-containing protein, producing MVKVCPNCGYSNVEEAKFCGKCGYDLQNVSVQAHHSNPNPLPSSSSVIGPKFPIKAIIGLAAIVVILIIIVGLISVFIQPNGEIITPYQVSAVTGGTWQLEGNNTFYISVNNNNVSINYFNGSKESIPISYITTDTQFPFGRGLISGQIENMEGTVNGTKATMLIYKLCYQNETYANYTFLTLSFLLGVGGHEVFNSNHTCFIDNITSKSTPESVISSVSNGKLTFVGVAGIYLNKEELLSLLNDTGI from the coding sequence ATGGTCAAGGTTTGTCCAAACTGTGGTTATAGTAACGTAGAAGAAGCTAAATTCTGCGGAAAGTGTGGCTATGATTTGCAGAACGTTAGCGTTCAAGCACATCACAGCAATCCTAATCCATTACCCTCTTCCTCTTCAGTCATAGGGCCAAAATTTCCCATTAAAGCGATTATAGGTCTCGCGGCTATAGTTGTAATTTTAATTATAATTGTTGGTTTAATTTCAGTATTTATACAGCCAAATGGAGAAATAATAACACCTTACCAAGTTTCAGCAGTAACTGGTGGAACGTGGCAATTAGAAGGTAACAACACGTTTTACATTAGCGTAAATAACAACAATGTATCTATAAATTACTTTAACGGTAGCAAGGAGTCAATACCGATCTCGTATATCACAACCGACACTCAGTTTCCTTTTGGAAGAGGATTAATATCAGGTCAGATTGAAAATATGGAAGGAACAGTAAACGGAACAAAAGCTACAATGCTGATATATAAGCTATGTTATCAAAACGAAACTTATGCTAACTATACTTTCCTGACTTTGAGCTTCCTCCTTGGAGTAGGTGGACATGAAGTTTTCAACTCTAATCATACTTGTTTTATAGATAATATTACAAGTAAAAGCACTCCAGAGTCAGTGATAAGCTCCGTAAGTAATGGCAAGCTAACCTTCGTTGGAGTTGCGGGAATATATCTAAATAAAGAAGAATTGTTAAGCCTTCTAAATGACACAGGAATTTAA
- a CDS encoding DUF3211 family protein: MDVQYTLDVEYSKDVLLAVLSDPDFVIRTFLPEKETKKEEENLYSVTMPGTLGKMRAIVRYVNNSESITLIMNFQKPKGVGKMIIKPEDRKIMITGSASIVTDPVLSFSMNRKMSKLKKEINEIIRLERIRRKI, translated from the coding sequence ATGGACGTTCAGTACACTCTTGATGTAGAATATTCTAAGGATGTTTTACTTGCAGTATTATCCGATCCTGATTTTGTGATAAGAACCTTCCTTCCGGAAAAGGAAACTAAGAAAGAAGAGGAAAACTTGTACTCTGTAACTATGCCTGGTACTCTAGGTAAAATGAGGGCCATAGTTAGATACGTTAACAACAGCGAATCCATAACGCTTATCATGAACTTTCAGAAGCCAAAAGGAGTGGGAAAAATGATAATTAAACCAGAGGACAGAAAGATTATGATAACCGGCTCGGCGTCAATTGTGACGGATCCCGTTCTGTCTTTTTCAATGAATAGAAAAATGAGCAAACTAAAGAAAGAGATTAATGAAATAATAAGATTGGAGAGAATCAGAAGAAAAATTTAG
- a CDS encoding MFS transporter — protein sequence MNNKANYFGSFLSWIMDSYDLGAVVITASIIEKLFYPSLGLLGAVLPIVFTVVSRPLGGFLFGLISDLRGRKSTLILTVLGYSGTIGLTGLLPTFYQVGILAPISLSLLRIAQGIFIGGDVSSSFTLAMESSPRRRGALSGLMQSGTLVGFVIVDFIFTELAPQPFFVNYGWRIIFLIGVIPAILAVIIRSNLTESKLYQEVDKRSRTAVIQGLRPIIQTIGVMIGFWIMIYAGPQFVPVLLGTVMKLPPTVYGPLALFMNLVGIPSMVISGALSDKIGRRSVGIIGAMSSIIVSAILYLGVQAGFPLLYAILIFGFGINLPSAISPAYLSERFTTISRATGVGFSYNGAFIVAGFSSIYISLLSRVASPYVSAFIIVTAGAIISITSLLAGPETLKNSQLKIEQS from the coding sequence ATGAATAATAAGGCTAACTATTTCGGATCTTTCCTATCATGGATAATGGATTCATATGATCTTGGGGCAGTGGTAATAACTGCAAGTATTATAGAGAAGCTTTTCTATCCTTCGTTGGGGCTTTTGGGTGCAGTTCTACCTATAGTTTTCACCGTAGTTTCCAGACCATTAGGAGGATTCCTCTTCGGTCTAATTTCAGATCTAAGAGGTAGGAAGTCTACCTTGATCTTGACTGTGCTTGGATACTCTGGCACTATTGGTCTAACAGGTTTGCTTCCTACATTCTATCAGGTGGGAATCCTAGCCCCTATATCCTTATCTCTGTTAAGGATAGCACAGGGGATTTTCATAGGAGGAGATGTATCATCTAGCTTCACATTAGCTATGGAGAGCTCCCCAAGGAGAAGGGGAGCACTATCAGGACTCATGCAATCAGGAACCTTAGTTGGCTTCGTGATAGTCGACTTCATTTTCACGGAATTAGCTCCACAACCTTTTTTCGTAAACTATGGATGGAGAATTATCTTCTTAATAGGAGTTATTCCTGCTATTTTAGCAGTAATAATAAGGTCTAATTTAACTGAATCTAAACTTTATCAGGAAGTAGATAAACGCTCTAGGACTGCGGTGATTCAAGGTCTTAGGCCAATAATACAAACCATAGGCGTTATGATAGGATTTTGGATAATGATATATGCTGGTCCTCAATTCGTACCAGTGCTTTTAGGAACTGTAATGAAGTTGCCTCCAACTGTCTATGGTCCATTGGCTCTATTCATGAACTTAGTAGGAATACCTTCAATGGTAATTTCAGGTGCTCTGTCCGACAAAATAGGTAGAAGAAGCGTGGGAATAATAGGAGCCATGTCTTCAATAATAGTTTCAGCAATCCTCTACTTGGGCGTGCAGGCTGGTTTTCCACTACTTTACGCTATACTCATATTTGGCTTTGGAATAAATCTACCATCTGCAATATCGCCGGCTTATCTATCGGAGAGGTTCACCACAATTAGCAGAGCAACAGGAGTTGGGTTCTCCTATAACGGAGCATTCATAGTTGCTGGGTTTTCGTCTATTTACATTTCGCTGTTAAGCAGAGTTGCTTCGCCTTATGTGTCTGCATTTATAATAGTGACTGCAGGAGCTATCATATCAATCACATCCCTACTGGCAGGACCAGAAACGCTCAAGAATTCTCAACTTAAGATAGAGCAATCTTGA
- a CDS encoding amidohydrolase family protein: MILSNLTTLEGKTISIDLEEGVQHVTESKGEDMEGRLVLPALVDSHAHIDSNFLLDVCEEAQTEKFTEALKALIQCKENLTENQIYALAKKSIETYAKHGSLFVRTHVMIDGIKWKERVRSLVKLREEYKGIVNLQLIGFVQSYDYYDSEMEERIWKAIDMGLDGVGGQPHLQPSMEDGKRMIKSIFDLTEEKGVFLDFHADYADEPDSKFSEIIVSETIKRKRKRVSLSHLTALHSYYDDYARRLMRWISEAGISVIVSPITVLEESGAHENYPKRRGLARVRDLLSFKVNVALGHDDIQNHLNPIGVGNMMHSAFALVIGEYMYFSKYIPQIFFMMTYNGAKVQEVHNYGIGDGKEANLVILDAKNPLEAIRKVAPVKMVISKGRILYERDEKEKLFL; this comes from the coding sequence TTGATACTCAGTAACCTGACAACATTGGAAGGTAAGACAATTTCCATAGATTTAGAGGAAGGAGTCCAGCACGTTACGGAAAGTAAAGGAGAAGACATGGAAGGAAGACTAGTCCTCCCAGCTCTGGTGGATTCTCATGCACATATAGATAGTAACTTCCTCCTGGACGTATGTGAGGAGGCACAGACTGAGAAGTTCACGGAGGCACTTAAAGCGTTAATACAGTGTAAGGAGAACTTGACTGAGAACCAAATATATGCACTAGCTAAGAAATCTATCGAGACTTACGCAAAACATGGTTCTTTATTCGTAAGGACACACGTTATGATTGACGGTATTAAATGGAAGGAAAGAGTTAGGTCACTAGTCAAGCTAAGGGAGGAATATAAAGGAATAGTCAACTTGCAACTAATAGGATTCGTACAGAGCTACGATTACTACGACAGTGAAATGGAGGAGAGAATATGGAAGGCTATTGATATGGGACTGGACGGAGTTGGAGGACAACCTCATCTTCAGCCATCTATGGAGGACGGAAAAAGAATGATTAAGTCAATCTTTGACCTCACTGAGGAAAAGGGTGTCTTCCTTGATTTTCACGCTGATTATGCTGATGAGCCAGACTCTAAGTTTAGCGAAATCATAGTATCTGAAACCATCAAGAGAAAAAGGAAGAGAGTCTCCCTAAGTCACTTGACTGCACTCCATTCATATTACGATGATTACGCAAGAAGGCTCATGAGATGGATAAGTGAGGCTGGTATATCTGTCATAGTTTCTCCGATTACCGTTCTAGAGGAATCTGGAGCCCATGAAAACTATCCAAAGAGAAGAGGTCTTGCCAGGGTCAGGGACCTCCTTTCCTTTAAGGTTAACGTGGCTTTAGGTCACGATGATATACAGAACCATCTAAATCCTATAGGAGTAGGAAACATGATGCACTCAGCTTTTGCATTAGTCATAGGAGAGTACATGTATTTCTCTAAATATATACCACAAATATTTTTCATGATGACGTATAATGGTGCCAAGGTTCAAGAAGTACATAATTATGGCATAGGAGATGGAAAGGAAGCTAACTTGGTAATATTGGATGCCAAGAATCCATTGGAGGCGATCAGAAAAGTAGCTCCAGTTAAGATGGTTATAAGTAAAGGAAGAATACTTTACGAAAGGGATGAGAAAGAGAAATTATTTCTCTAA
- a CDS encoding TIGR00266 family protein, translated as MINYTILGNEMQVLALNMKEGDKVYAEPGHVVYKDNSVKFDMKARGGILKSLSRSLTGSDFFVAELEGPGIATMTGFMPGKIIPIELNGNSLLVEHTSFLAAENSVNYGASLARLSAGILGGEGLFMARFSGDGVVWLHAIGGVVQLNLVQGQQVQVEASHLLAFDDGMSYGITRVGGLKTMLLSGLEGEGLFFVNITGPGRVFMHAVSRLQLAASLLKVIKV; from the coding sequence ATGATAAATTATACAATTTTAGGAAATGAGATGCAGGTTCTGGCTCTTAATATGAAGGAAGGAGATAAAGTATATGCTGAGCCTGGGCATGTGGTATACAAGGATAATTCAGTCAAATTCGATATGAAAGCCAGAGGAGGAATTTTGAAGTCATTAAGCAGATCTTTAACAGGTAGCGATTTCTTCGTAGCCGAGCTCGAAGGTCCTGGAATAGCTACTATGACTGGATTCATGCCTGGCAAGATAATTCCTATAGAACTTAATGGAAACTCACTTCTAGTAGAACATACCTCGTTTTTAGCAGCAGAGAATTCTGTAAATTATGGTGCTAGCTTAGCTAGATTATCTGCTGGTATATTAGGCGGTGAAGGACTATTTATGGCCAGATTTTCTGGAGATGGAGTAGTCTGGTTACATGCAATAGGCGGAGTAGTACAACTCAACCTAGTACAAGGACAACAAGTTCAAGTAGAAGCTTCCCATCTCCTTGCTTTTGATGATGGCATGTCTTATGGCATAACTAGAGTGGGTGGACTAAAAACCATGCTTCTATCCGGCTTGGAGGGAGAGGGCTTATTCTTCGTTAATATAACTGGACCAGGCAGAGTATTTATGCATGCAGTATCAAGGTTGCAGTTAGCAGCGTCTCTGTTGAAGGTTATCAAGGTATAG